GATATGGTCCCCCAAATTTCATTGACATTGATCTaatagtttaggaggagtttacTGACGACAAACATGAGTGTGATTCCAGTATTCACTGaaagtaacattttaaaaagcACACAACAATTTCAGATTATGACAGTGTTTATTTAAAATCATACATTGCCTTCATCATCATATTAAATATTAGTATAATCATAGATAAATTATCAACAACAACAGGAATGTAGCACTGAGTTTATGCTGTAGATTTTGTTGTATAAAACATGTAAGCAGTACAATGTGGTTAGTTTGATCAAATTGGCCTTCATGATTCTGACTCAAAAATATTCCGATCTTTACTGAAATCAGGATTTGTGCTGATAAAGTGGATTATATCTATCTTAACGAAATTACATTATGATAATCACTTACTATGGTGATTGGCCTAGTTTGTCTGATTTTGTACCGTAATAGTTATATCGACTATTCGTCACACtttcagttatctcccttgaattGTTTTTACCTAGCTTATACACATCATGGGAACATGCCTTAGAATGAAATAATAGACATCAAACATATAAAGGATAATTTCAACATTGTAATTGGAGGTTTTGTACATTAGAGTGTATTGATATGTAACTTATTTTAGTGTGATGTTTGCAGTATCAGAAGCATGATCTCCAAGGCATGATATAATATTGTCTGGTCAGGCACTGTGTACCTATGGATCTAACATTAACGACTAttgttatttaagtacatacCACATTTGTGGGATTGAGGAAACCTTGATATCCTCACAATAGGATAATCAATCTGCTGTGTATTATTCCTAGGTATGACATGATCTTCCAACATCTATAGTCACTTAAGGCAAAGGCAGGTTTCTATGGGGGAGAAGAGCTAGAGATCCTGAGGAAGAACGATCTCCTCTAGTCAGTCTCTAGCTTCTGGCCCAAGTAGGCCTTGTATCACAACCCAGAGGTAAATGTTAATCAAGACACTCTAGTCAGTCTCTGGCCCGTGTAGGCCCTGTATCACGACCCAGAGGTAGATGTTTATCAAGACAtgagggctaatggtagaatatTATACACTTTGACCCATGGTAGAATATTACAAGCCTTGGCCCAGGGAAGAAAATTTCACACCTTGACCAATGGTAAAATATTACACACGTTGACCCTGAGGCAGAAGATTAGTGGTAAAATATTACATGCCTTGACCAATGGTCGAATAATCATACACCTTGACCCAAAGGCGGAAGGGTTAGTGATAAAATAGTACTTGATCTGGCCACAACCCtgtaaggttttttttataacctTTTTAATTATGTTACAGAACTGCCACACAGACGGAAAcactaaataaatattgattatattaatataaatattagcaggatttgaattgtttatacTATTAAGCAAGAACTAAGATTTGCATTGAAACGTTTGTATTTAAGGGACTAGGTAATTATAGCTGtgcatatcaaataaataattttcatttgtggATTCAAATTTTAACCTGTACATTTTTCTTTGTGCTGTTTTTATAATTATGAGAGAAAACCAGCAATGtgataatttttcatatatagaAAGTATCATTATTCTAGTAAAGGTTTAGGTCTAACTTCCTCTTTATTAAGACGGGTGGACAGCGGTATCTCAACCCAAATTGGCTGGTCAACCTGAGGATTGCATCGTAGGGATAATGGCCAAAATGTTTCACAAGGATTGAAATACTAATGCAAAATTCTTTTCCTGTGATACTGATACTTTATTAAACAattcaatttaaacattttcacAGTTCTGTCATCACAGGGACGTTACAATGCATTAAAATTACTTGTGTTATCCTCAATGGTCgctgcatgtattgatgacatcaaatgcatgtattgatgacattGATGACATCATATGTCTGTATTGATGACATCGCATCATTGTCAACCatgtgtgagctgtcttttccctaccccaaTAAAATTCAGAGTTATATTTTCCCTAACAACCatgggataaccctgtcaattatgggagaaaaacattttcatatattgttttaaactGCTACATTTCGTTCTTCAATCTTAAATTTTCTTCAATATTCACTTTTCTTCAAAAAATTCTTTGTATTTTCCTTCCATATAATgtctatatttaaaataatacattatttttttcttcaatactttttttgcgaataatctacatgtattgtattttcctaacatttctttaaaatgaaGTGTTTTTAGGTAAGATATCTGTGTGTAAGTTTGTTACATGTGACAGCTTTCTACAGTCATACAACATCACATAAGTTTAAAGGACAGCACATTGATCACAGTCTTGCTATCATGTTTATCAGGAAGAGTCCCGCTCATCGACAGATTGGAGAGTTTTGTTGACAGCACATATTCTTGTTACATAATCTTCTATGGCACAAACTGGATTTCCTGCTACAGACAACTTCTTCAGATAAACACAAGTTCTTAGTTCTTCAAAGACTTCCACATGTCGTATTACTGATAGAGTTAAGGCTTATTGTGTGTTCAAgtgttgaaataaaatttgttatatTCTGACCTTGTTATCTCAAAATGGACAGGACCAAGGTAAAGCCTTATGTTACCTGAGTATTATAATTAAGTGAGTTTGAATGTAAAGTTTCAAGTTTGATAGTGACTATTAAAATGCAATGTATCTTAACAGGTCTTCAAAGTTTATAGTTGACGAacatattatcatattttttgcTTTTACTACCAAACTTTTGTGCAAGCCAACATATCATTTTCTGTATGTCTTCATTACAGCTACTAGTGCAAAACACAAATTCATCATTGCAATAGTCTATTCTAAGTGAAAGGATACAGTTATTCTTTACAGACAGGTCTGTGAGTCTCCTACAACATCCCAGTCCTTTTAAATCAGCCAGCTGATTACTGTCGAGGTTAAGACTCCTCAAACATTGTAGGTCTGACAGGCCCTTTATAGATGTCAGGGAATTCTGGGAAAGGTCAAGTGAGTTCACCAGAACCATCCAATCAGTGTGATAGAGACAAGTGAGTCCTTGTTGGCACAATTTCACATCCCGCACCTTGGAATCGTGGGACTCCAAGACACTCTCAATCATAAATCTACTTCCTGTGATACACAAGGTAAAGGCAACATGTCATTATAGTAAGACAGTAAGcataaaatgttatcaaaaatcAGAAAAGTTCTGATAAActgaatttcaaaatctttactaacttgaaattttatatgttgaaacaccaaatcatatatatcacagtgtaatatttgaaatattcactACCTCAAGTGGATGTTTAGAATCTCTGCACTccaaattataatgtaaaagtTGAAATCTATACTATCACCTTGATTTCAATATTTGTAATCTGTACCCTCTTAAAtttgacaatgcaagttaaaacatattaaaatgataaaaaaataagtatacttgtatttcaagaattgtttatgagacattcccctgTCGTGGACAGAAATCTTTTTTAACATTCCTAGGTGCTCACCAACCCCAATATTAAGCATGTGAATCGACATACGTGTGATcattctatacatgtacatatacacctagaatttgtccactgtgtatcacctactTATACATAAACAAAGTCGTTACCTGTAATGTTGTATGGCGCttgttttagcaagaaaacatgtacAATCCTTcaagctgtcatttagatgttagtcaaaataaaaattccacACAAGTAAATAGAAATCCAAATAATTATCTGTTCACATATCTCCAAGTATATCATCGTactcgatgcactcaactgGTCATGTGCACGTGACTACCTGCTGCGAACGAGCAACAACtaccaaggacacacacgtgtcaaTAATGCACGTATAAAacctagtgtatattgaagtgttataTTAGCTTGTATTGGACACAATTTGGGATCTTAACTGAAAACACATTCAtgtattacttcaatgaaaccttgtcaggtgagtacagtgtttattttcagtttgacattgttatttgcattATCAGGACATGCGTACctgagacaagatatgtttagaatgatGCATGTGTGTCAAGTCCcatgctttatatagggggttgaccagtgaaggtaactaagcagagcaaaaagaaaaatggctgccacttccttggatacaacactgtcataactggtggatgtctcagaaacaatttttgaaaaaaatatttcaataatttttttttagtttcaattgcatgctttttaacttgcattgtcagctttaagtaaCTTTCATTCTTGAAACCTTTACTTTTGAGATTTcatataatatttgaaattattgcTACAATGTAGTCTGGTTTATCggtatttgatatttcaaataactggtattaaaatataaatttaaaatccTTAACACTTGTATTTCAaagtaatatttaaaatctgtatTTACTCAAATCTTTGTAATATGATTTCCTCATTGCGTCCACTGCCACTAGTTTGTTGAAACTCTCCTCCAGTTCTGTGTCATACTTAGTGTGTTCTGGGTCCGTGGCCTTCATCAGGTGTACCATTGTAAGTAGGACCCCTGTCAGAGAAAACAGAACATTACAGGTCTCTATAACACCAAATGGTGGTGGTCCTTATATAGATTTTACACAGCAAAACAACCTTAACTGAAAAGACAATAGCTGGAAAACATATCAAAACTATCCATTTTGACCTCTCCAACTTTGCCAAACACAAATTGACAATATAATACTGGAGTACAGATATGCAACACTTTATTCCTTAAAAGTATTGACAGGTGTCAATGCTATACACTGTACTAAATTACAATTACACACTCAGGTTTATAAATAACACAGATAAATTACGAGTATTAACTGGTACTCACATTTGTTGTCGGGTTCGACAGAGTGAAGCTCCCTGATACTATCTAACTCCTGCACCATGGTAGAGGAAGCGGCTGCACTCAGCTCTGTACTGTAAAACAGATAAACACAtccaaataggttaaaatcagTGTTTTGAGATGTCTGTGGAGGCCACGCTTTGATGTCTAAAAATAAGAATACATCTCACTGTAATTCTGGGTTAGTTTTAGCCCAATAATAGTCAAACTGTTTCAACATGAGAAGATAGATTTAGGTGTGGTTCCATGAAATCTATGATTGCACTATCATATCACAACCGGGCTACTGTAGTTACAATAtttatgtcaaaattttcacggggtcaaaaataacaacactgtaTGGCCCTACAATAACCTTTTCTTGATATTGTCAGGATATTGTTATGAAATCACATTAAGAGTTTGAGGTGATGACATTGACAAGAAACGTTGACATTTAGATGACCTTAAAATAATCATATGATCTTTAGAAGACCTGATAACCTTAATGATAGTATGATTCGCACATAATCAAGAAAATCCAGTTCACTCCGATTCAGGGCATTAAAATACCTAAACCACCGGTCTGATCATTTTCTCTGATTCTAGTAACTAAAATACCTAAACCGTGTTCCCTGTTTGAATTCTGCTACAGCCCAGGTTTCCTCCTGGTTTGGCATCAGGTGGAGACCCTCCGAAAATTTAGTGCAGTAACGGTCATCCAACAAGGTGACCGTAACAGCAGCCTCTGAGTCCACTGGTAAACACTGGTCAGATAGGTCAAGTACCTACAAATAAACAGGAATTATTATTGATCCTTAAAATCTGGGAAAATGAAGAATCaagaaattcaggtcaatttcggGTCAAGATTTCTGTTTTCCTGcttttgataattaatacatacaACAAAATGTGCCTACCCACAATGTAGAGTACATTCCTGATCTTGTAATTGTCCTCCATTTCCCTTTAACTGGCGTACTGTTGATACTGACTGTCAGGGAGTGACCTTGACCCAtctaaacaaaaacatattacGTTACTCAAACCTGCTTTTTTAACTTTGAGGAAGAATCTAATTGCAAAATTACCTAGTCTCCTCCTCAATAGAtgtaatatatcaaaaataaaatcttagtTTTTTGTTGCATCGATGGCAACACCCAATAGATATTTTGTCAGCagtgtgtgggttttttttctcaaacTGAAAATGTATACGGCAATGTACCTGCCTAATACtaaaacttgaaaataaatcaatacataTGTAAGTATTTCATGTGCACCAGTTCAAACTACTGCACAAAAACATATCACATATCCCCATAAATCTGTAAGTTGAATGGAAAAACGTACCATCACTGGTCGAGACAGTAGTACCACTATCCTCTGTAGATCCCGAGATATGTGAACACAGCATATCTGTAGCTTCTTCTTACCTTCAAATAgtcaaaattaaacatttgcgATAAACCTTTTTCTATAAAAGGAATTtttacaatctaattaaaattagacttggaATTCCGAGCCACTATGatgctctacgttacgctcaaatacaagatctaacagaGCCCTGTtaggggtcacctcagcatgactactatggttag
This portion of the Argopecten irradians isolate NY chromosome 6, Ai_NY, whole genome shotgun sequence genome encodes:
- the LOC138325983 gene encoding geranylgeranyl transferase type-2 subunit alpha-like isoform X3, producing the protein MHGRIKVKTTAEQQEAKRKEREKKLKLYNAGTEAVFLKRRNKEFDEEGLKLSGEILAVNPDIYSFWNFRREIFIHLRDKREEAELQKVFVDELHFLEACLKVNPKSYGAWHHRCFVMDAIPEPDWVRELQLCNAFLNLDERNFHCWDYRRHVVLCSNVNLEEELQYTTQKIQSNFSNYSSWHYRSKLLPVIHPDSNHPVAVQEDVLLKEFEVVQNAVFTDPDDQSAWFYQRWLLGRGKKKLQICCVHISRDLQRIVVLLSRPVMMGQGHSLTVSINSTPVKGKWRTITRSGMYSTLWVLDLSDQCLPVDSEAAVTVTLLDDRYCTKFSEGLHLMPNQEETWAVAEFKQGTRFSTELSAAASSTMVQELDSIRELHSVEPDNKWVLLTMVHLMKATDPEHTKYDTELEESFNKLVAVDAMRKSYYKDLRSRFMIESVLESHDSKVRDVKLCQQGLTCLYHTDWMVLVNSLDLSQNSLTSIKGLSDLQCLRSLNLDSNQLADLKGLGCCRRLTDLSVKNNLIRHVEVFEELRTCVYLKKLSVAGNPVCAIEDYVTRICAVNKTLQSVDERDSS
- the LOC138325983 gene encoding geranylgeranyl transferase type-2 subunit alpha-like isoform X2, with the translated sequence MYETHGRIKVKTTAEQQEAKRKEREKKLKLYNAGTEAVFLKRRNKEFDEEGLKLSGEILAVNPDIYSFWNFRREIFIHLRDKREEAELQKVFVDELHFLEACLKVNPKSYGAWHHRCFVMDAIPEPDWVRELQLCNAFLNLDERNFHCWDYRRHVVLCSNVNLEEELQYTTQKIQSNFSNYSSWHYRSKLLPVIHPDSNHPVAVQEDVLLKEFEVVQNAVFTDPDDQSAWFYQRWLLGRGKKKLQICCVHISRDLQRIVVLLSRPVMMGQGHSLTVSINSTPVKGKWRTITRSGMYSTLWVLDLSDQCLPVDSEAAVTVTLLDDRYCTKFSEGLHLMPNQEETWAVAEFKQGTRFSTELSAAASSTMVQELDSIRELHSVEPDNKWVLLTMVHLMKATDPEHTKYDTELEESFNKLVAVDAMRKSYYKDLRSRFMIESVLESHDSKVRDVKLCQQGLTCLYHTDWMVLVNSLDLSQNSLTSIKGLSDLQCLRSLNLDSNQLADLKGLGCCRRLTDLSVKNNLIRHVEVFEELRTCVYLKKLSVAGNPVCAIEDYVTRICAVNKTLQSVDERDSS
- the LOC138325983 gene encoding geranylgeranyl transferase type-2 subunit alpha-like isoform X1, which translates into the protein MFMYSKHGRIKVKTTAEQQEAKRKEREKKLKLYNAGTEAVFLKRRNKEFDEEGLKLSGEILAVNPDIYSFWNFRREIFIHLRDKREEAELQKVFVDELHFLEACLKVNPKSYGAWHHRCFVMDAIPEPDWVRELQLCNAFLNLDERNFHCWDYRRHVVLCSNVNLEEELQYTTQKIQSNFSNYSSWHYRSKLLPVIHPDSNHPVAVQEDVLLKEFEVVQNAVFTDPDDQSAWFYQRWLLGRGKKKLQICCVHISRDLQRIVVLLSRPVMMGQGHSLTVSINSTPVKGKWRTITRSGMYSTLWVLDLSDQCLPVDSEAAVTVTLLDDRYCTKFSEGLHLMPNQEETWAVAEFKQGTRFSTELSAAASSTMVQELDSIRELHSVEPDNKWVLLTMVHLMKATDPEHTKYDTELEESFNKLVAVDAMRKSYYKDLRSRFMIESVLESHDSKVRDVKLCQQGLTCLYHTDWMVLVNSLDLSQNSLTSIKGLSDLQCLRSLNLDSNQLADLKGLGCCRRLTDLSVKNNLIRHVEVFEELRTCVYLKKLSVAGNPVCAIEDYVTRICAVNKTLQSVDERDSS